The genomic segment GTATTTGAACCAGACTCAATAAACTCTCCAGCTTTTCCTGGTTTACAAAGGCCCAAAGCTTCATATGTAATTAATTCATTTGCAGAGAAACAATCATGTAGTTCTACAACATTAACATCTTCTGGCTTGATAGTGGTCTTACTAAACAATTTATCAGCTGCCAATTTGGTCATGTCATATCCtacctacaaatattatacgtaaacataaattaactttaaatacaattacaataatatacatgtaatatttatgatttactaTTTGAACACAAGTTTGACCAGAGAATGTGGTTGGTGGGTCAGTAGCCATCTCCATTCCAACAATTTCAATTGCTTGATCCTGAAggttatttttaatgacaaattgTTCAGATGCTAGAATAGCTGCTGCAGATCCATCAGACGTTGGGCAACATTGAAGTTTTGTTAATGGACCAAATACTTTAGGCGATTCAAGGATTTCATTTAATGTATACTCTTTTTGGAATTGAGAAtatctgaaaattaaatttcatttcactaattcatttatttatttaatatgaatttcatACAATGAAAACTGGGAACcagacaatttttataaaatagtttgatacaattatttaatagacaataaatttaacatgaatattacttcaaaataaaactgacttttgtaataattattaaatatgaataaaaaattaaatttgtattatattaatatttttaatttaagatggtttatattacactattttattaaaaatttaattttcgatcttttgaaaaaatattgaattacttaaaatattgttgatgtaaaaggtttctatttttttgctattaaattaaaaatatgtattacggGGTGTTCCATTAAAATACCAGAATTGAATTGTCCATGGGCGATGGGCAATTTTGTGACCAGAACTGAAGCTTGCTAGCGTAACCAAAGCGGACATATTATGTCTAATGTTATATTTCATACGTAAATCGGAGAATGTGTACTACACgttcatgacattttttttattttaaacaatttattctaCTTATAATAATGAGATTAAATCCGGTGTTCTTAATGAAAAACCCTATAGatgagtaattaatataatttttatctgaataattaatagaataaattaatttataataatcataataaattcataaaaatttaatatttttatataatttattgtgcagtaaattttttttgtgattaggtttttagaaaaatgtactaACGGATTGTTAACTGAATGTTTGTGGTTTTTATGAGCAATTTTAGCAAGTGTTTCAGGCTTTATtccatttttattcatatattccaAAGCTGCATTTCCAAAAAGTTGTGCAGTTATTGGTGCTCCATCTAAACCAACTAAATCGCCCATTAGTGTCACATGTTTGTCCATTGGATTTGTTCgatctaaaaactaaaaaaaatctatatttacctacacataatagttttcaatataaatatttataattttttactttggcAGATAATGATCCAGATTCCATTTTTTCAAAACCAAGTACTAATACACATTGTGCATTTTGAGATTCAATTATTTGTTTACCCAGATATAGGGCTGTAGATCCagttgaacaattattattgacattataaataggtattccAGTCATTCCTACTTCATATAAAGCTCTTTGTCCACAAGTAGAATCACCtaaaatatggttataataatatattattaaaggtattatataatctacataaattatttattctaattattattaccatacacATATCCGACACAAGCTTGATCCACTTCCTGAATGCTGATTTTTGCATCTTGTAGAGCTTTAGTAACAGATTCAACTGCCATTTGTGGGTAATCAAAATCATCTCTACGACCAGGTTTTTCaaactaaaacattataaaatgtattattaagaaAACAGTTTTAATCATAAACATGTTAAGACTATTTTAtagatgtacattttaaaataccatacATTTAACAAAGGgtataataatctttataaaatacattatattagaatactatttttttcagatcagaaatattcaattttttataaataaatagttcaaaaatatataaatattaccaacTAAATACAAccaacaccaaaaaaaaaaaaaatacgtagaatataaaaaatgtattaagtcctacacagtatattatttacagttatcAATGGCATCTGATAAGAACTTATGCATAGAAGTTATTTATGACTATCAgaatcttagatcatatacattgtatatgatctaaggtcaGAATACAAGCTTAAGCAGTTAATCACAccatatttgtattgttttctttgtcacaatacaatatttgtaaatatgttaaacaatcaTTAAATGGTAAGTTTATAAGTGTTAGGAGAATTAATGctcattttaatgaatttttattgtttcttaACAGTGATATTAACTGCTGTAAAttagatgtaataatattaactgaaaCCCGGCATAATGTAGAATACTGTAATTTTAAGATTCCTGGATATAGACTGTTTTTCTCGAGTGTTAAAAGAAACCAAAATGATGGTATAATTGTATTCACCAGAACACAATTATGCATAGAATTAATTGAATACAAACATGGTGTGGCTAATCTTATGAAactaagttttataataaataatactccATTTACCATTTTATGTGTATACAGGTCCCCTTTAAGTGATATCAACAAATTTTTGCCCATTTTAGATAACATTCTAAAagacgaaataaataataaaggctatcaaattataattggtGATATGAATATAAACATTGTGGGTCCGAATTTCACTAATAATGAATATCTTGATAAGATATCAGAATATGGATACGAATCATTTATTATGTGTTTACTAGAACGCCGCTAGGAAGCAAACATTCTTGTTTAGACCATATTTTTgtcaaaagtaataataacgtTAACGTTAACGATAATATTGAGGTTGGTGTGATTCAAACCAGTATTACGGACCATTTCTCAACAgttataggtattcaaattgATAATCAGAATcaacaaaaaagtaataacatatataagACAATAAATTACAGCGATctgaatgaaatattaaaaaaagaaaattgtaatggagtgtatattaataataatgttaatgaatgctataatgtttttattaataataaggttGATAGTGTTATAAGTATGACCTCAATAACTAAAACTGCCAATTCAAATAACAAATGTCTAAAAGAATGGATGACACCTGGCTTGCTTTGCTCTCtatgtaataaacaaaaactatCCTTAAAAGTTCTTAAACACCCAAGTAATCACAAACTACGTGCACACTacatactttataaaaatacattttcaaaaatgttaagatTAGCAAAAAACaatcataacataaataaattcaaagagGTTTCATATAGcccaaaattaacatttaaactgaTTAATGATGTAGCTAATACAaattgcaaaattaaaaatgatgcggaaatacattcaatattatttggtaatgAAAATATCAATTCATCTGTAAACCCAATTAATTAAggtttccaatatttttaataagtattttacaaCCATTGGGAGTAACCTTGGAGGCTTGATAAATAAATCAAACTTTCATTATGATGAACCAAATACAACTGAATCTTTTGATacgttttttaatgaaaaagtatTAGGTTCTTGAATCAAAGAAgacttacaattaattataaaaaaacaaattttattaatttctctaTTCTTaaggattaaaataattttgataatttaaaaatacacaattgtGGGGATGAACCTTGTGGTGAGTTAAATTGTCAAAGTATTTTTAGAGTGTCGTGTACTAGATATCTAGGATTAATAATCGATAATAACTTAAGATGGAATCTACACATGAGTAATATTGTGTCATGGCTACGAACAGTgtctttcaaattttataaattaagaaattttTTACCAGTTCATactttaagaataatttatctTGCTTATATCAAGCAATATTACAATACAGCCTGTTGGTCTGGGGAGGTACAGCTAAAAACGCACTACAGCCACTAATAATACAACAAAGATTAATAATTAGGACCTGTCTGAGTAAGATATGCCTAGAAGGATCAACaatagaaaattttaaactattcaatGTTTTACCATtagaaaaattttacaaaaaaatagctttatttttcataattaaaaattataatcaatgggtGGACGTAGTTAACATGTATGATAAAGAGAAAATAGAGCATATGATGCTAAAATACCTTatactttacaaaaaaatagctatatttttcataattaaaaattataatctatggGTGGACGTAGTTAACATGTATGATAAAAGAGAAAATAGAACATACGATGCTAAAATACCTTATACTAAAAAATCATTCGGGcaaaaatttgttaattatctTAGTCCTACGTATTTCAACTCACtgccaattaatattaaaataagtatatacgcTAACTCCAGAAATCTTAAAAAGTTGAATCTCAAAAAATTGATTGTCAACTGGTTAAACACTCATTTAGACTAGTGTTTTATGTAtgctataatttatgtatttgtttatttatttacattttttttatcaattattatattaattactagatTTTGTAACTCTCTACCATCATCACACGCTTGTTTACAGGTGGTAGATAGATtcatcttattatattattgtaaactttgTTCTTTTgagctatatataatttataataataaattaatttctttaatgaaaaaaaaaaaaatcataatatctgGAAACCATAGCTGAtcactacctatatatgtagAATGGAGATAAatttatgaacataaaataaatttctatgaCTTAGAATTGTCTTAGATGCCATACAAATAATTCTAATGGTTGCATTTTACGGATTTTGTActtcataattatatgattgcgtttaatattatgtacctatatattttggtactaacaaacattttttaatataggtatttttttttatcaatttcattttatcatacatagaataatacaaattgtatagagTATGTAACAAAATAGATCATTATCTGAATTTACAACAATACTACACAATTATCAATTTACCTTTGTTATTAGATAGATTCATGTCATATCATCTACAcaaatcaaaaaacattattgttgcaataaaaatacttcaaataaattGAAATCTATTACCAAACATAATTTGAAGTaagtaaacaaatttttaatcaaagctttgaactaaaatacatttttagattatacAACTTTAGTTTATcaagtattgaaaaatattaatgtcttGAATGTTAATAGCAAATTAATAGTGCTTCagttacataataaaacaaatactaaataaaactataaaagacaATATAAGTTACATTCaaataggaaaaaatatgtatagttgtAAAGTTCACATATCTTAAGTCACCAATGCTGGACTGCATAGACAACCACTAAACATTCAATATTGAAAATCAAGATAATTTAGTAACccattattgatttattacagTTTAGTGTATCATTATGATATGAATCAAATTTGTATGCAAcccaaaaatactaaattaatatttatatgttttttgatGTATTTACTTCATTATAGACTAAGTACTAAACTCTAATCCTTCAAATCaacatgttaatttttttgatattaatagtAACACCTATTGGCAATtggttaatgataataatttgatagaaagtggaataatcaatattttaatcaataatctgCTAGTGattatgaacaaattaaaatataggtatcataaaaGATTGTAAATTCACATTCATTTCCCTACAggaattacaatatataaccaCCACCAGACTtggataaaatacttttaaaaagtatttggaataaatactacttatgaaaaatagtatGCCGAAcatgtatttgaatactttatcAAAATAGTACTCCATTCAAAGTAttctatatacttttaaaatatttttttagacattaaaAATGATGCTTgactttagaaatattttaaattatagtcaatgttaaaatatattttatttaaatacgtactataagtccaaaaataataaagccGGGCTTTGCACCCGAATTAACCTGACCCTTAAACAcccttaaaaaatcaaacacccGAAACCCATATAACTCATTACCACTCATTAATAAACCATTTGGGTTAAcccgaataattttgttttttaaaaactcttcatatgatatataattttgtatgtatatcTTGTAGTGAGTTCAATTCTGTAGttagttgttaaaaataataataaattagcagGTACAATCTTACAATTAATCATGGGTAGATAAATtcgataattattttcttgaaaataatatcCATTAAAATGAAtaggcccctaattaatttccCATTGTCTTAGTTCTTGTAGTTTCTTAGAAAAATGTAACTACTGTACATTAATAAACTGAGTTAGGTCTAAAACAAATGTTGCGaattcatgttaaaaatatatatttcactatacataacataataagtcattgcataaatcattttttttttttgggaggggaGAGGGTCATCAAAAGCTTATGTTTTGCCAGACTACTCCACCCcgtaattaaacaatattacctaaCCCGAATAATAGCGGTTTGAAAACCCAAATTTTTGAACACCCGAATACATCCAGCACCCAAAACCCGAATAAATGATAGGAGTGCTAAGCcctataataaagttataaagtaTTCAGAACAAagcataaaacattttaaggaaggaacagtttttttaaaattatttgaaatactaacCCCAAGTCTGACTATGgtctaactcaaaatattacctaagttaaatatacatttaatattatattataacagtttacTATGCAGGCAGTACATAAGaatgaattaaatttacttattaatttaatacaggAAAGTAACATAATGTAGATACAGTATACCTCATTTATACCTCttcaaactaaaattaaataaacatttttttatatttatttattttttactattaattgtcCATTAATATTGGTAGCAgcgagcaaaaaaaaattgagtcgTGGGCCGCATGTACCATATcaaatatacatagatataccAGACATAAGAACTGGCCGGCAAAAGTTCCTTTgggaatattaatatattaaatcaacatGTTTCCgagtataattttgtaaaaaaaatattttgtaaatatttcttcataacttaatacttatagaCCTGCTTTAGACCTTTTAAGGTGAGTGTCACTTTATACACATgcttattatatagatatgagCAAAACTTTCACACCACCCGAGcctaggtatatgatattataatgaacacgCATAATAATAGCAATTTATTTAAAGCAGATAAAAAGTTTTTCAGACACCTTAGACGTCATAAGCTGCAGTattggtattgaaaaaaaaatccaaaaccaATGACATAATGGTCATGATCAAAATGTCCATAGATTAATGACTCGCCCTGGCTACAGCAGCAGCTACAACTGCTAATTTAGGAACGACAAAGAACTATTATACTAGTGTGCGACATTTTCAGAGTTACGTAATAAGCAGTAAGTGGAACACAGAGAAGAGAAAGGCCCATCGAGAAATACAAACAGGAAGTGAAAATGAAAGCATAATCTTTTTTTCTCCCGACACGCCGCATTAAGAAAAGCACGACACAGTGCCACCGACTTGATGCATTGTTTGTACCCTTCGAATAAATAGGTCGGACGACATATTTTTAAGTcgacagtaggtaggtacataattccTTGGTTACCTTGGTCATTCCGACTCCGACGACGTACACCTTGGGcttggacatttttgtttggcGATTGAGAGACGCGTAAAGgtaaaataatcaacaaaaaacGGATGAATTGAAagggaaataaaaatgtttcataaaacAAATGGACGGCAAACTCAGCGACCGACGTCGGCGGCAGCAATGACTGGCGACTGAAGGCTGAAGCGCCGCGGCATCACACTATCACATCGTCAGCAGTTTGATGAACACGTCTTTATCAGCGaaattgttatcacttatcacacACGCGTGCATCGACGacatggaaatattattatggaattgTTTTTTAAGGTCGCCCACTAAACCGACCTTCGACGGCGTTCGCTGACGTCAGCGCTCGCCGCTCAGTAGAATCGTAGTACATCAGCACaacactacaaaatatttaataatattatgtacattgtacaagcGTGGAAAGCGTTTCGTAAAAAATCCGGACGTAGGTCGAATATTTTCggtgataaatttgtttttctaccTATTATTTCTACCTAGGTATTcggttaataaataaacaatatgtcATCGGTAAACAATTcatttaatatagaatatgcATCGCGCACCTTTACCGTGACAGATTACAATGTATACAGAGCGTTCGTTTCACACTAGAAGTAGTCAATTTTTAGGATTGGTGTTTTCCGGTGGGTGGGGATGTAGTTTAAGATTACTAGGTTTTCTCGCTAAATCTTGAAGAATTTCTGGTTCTGAAATATTTTTCcgatttgtttatatttttgttaaggtCAGTttatgcatgtatatatattga from the Acyrthosiphon pisum isolate AL4f chromosome X, pea_aphid_22Mar2018_4r6ur, whole genome shotgun sequence genome contains:
- the LOC100161454 gene encoding non-specific lipid-transfer protein; this encodes MSKPKVYVVGVGMTKFEKPGRRDDFDYPQMAVESVTKALQDAKISIQEVDQACVGYVYGDSTCGQRALYEVGMTGIPIYNVNNNCSTGSTALYLGKQIIESQNAQCVLVLGFEKMESGSLSAKFLDRTNPMDKHVTLMGDLVGLDGAPITAQLFGNAALEYMNKNGIKPETLAKIAHKNHKHSVNNPYSQFQKEYTLNEILESPKVFGPLTKLQCCPTSDGSAAAILASEQFVIKNNLQDQAIEIVGMEMATDPPTTFSGQTCVQIVGYDMTKLAADKLFSKTTIKPEDVNVVELHDCFSANELITYEALGLCKPGKAGEFIESGSNTYGGQVVVNPSGGLISKGHPLGATGIAQCSELYWQLLGKAGKRQVPGAKVALQQNIGLGGAVVVALYKQGFPKTSQTPKTEVAKPTTDKDPTVFKVFKIFKILEEAMLDDKENIIEKVRGIYCFKVTNTQGKEGMWIIDAKNGKGSITFYGTGKPDVTFTMKDEDVVELISGKLNPQKAFFQGKIKIQGNMGLALKLVDLQKLMGHKIAELRSKL